One Gimesia aquarii DNA segment encodes these proteins:
- a CDS encoding phytanoyl-CoA dioxygenase family protein translates to MAFETEKQSYDQHGFAVVRQFLSESELSELTENLDRYISDVVPQLPDADAFYVDRSRPETLKQMQHMGGDSFFSNYTKHQKWCELAEALVGEPASCEQPEWFNKPPNTNHVTPPHQDNYYFCLVPSNVVTIWLALDEVDAENGCLRYVKGSHLHGYRKHAKSKILGFSQGIVDYSPDDFSNEAVTRLQPGDAIAHHGMTIHRADANMSETRHRRSFAMVFKGVSCQRDEVAYARYLAMAQEQHQAEGLNV, encoded by the coding sequence ATGGCTTTTGAAACCGAAAAACAAAGTTATGACCAGCATGGTTTTGCAGTCGTGCGACAGTTTCTTTCCGAATCTGAACTCAGTGAGTTGACTGAGAATCTGGACCGTTATATTAGTGATGTGGTTCCTCAGCTTCCCGATGCCGATGCCTTCTATGTGGATCGCAGTCGCCCCGAGACACTCAAGCAGATGCAGCATATGGGAGGGGACTCGTTCTTTAGCAATTATACAAAACATCAAAAATGGTGTGAGTTGGCGGAAGCCCTTGTCGGGGAACCCGCAAGCTGCGAACAGCCGGAGTGGTTTAATAAACCACCCAATACGAACCATGTCACGCCACCGCACCAGGATAATTACTATTTTTGTCTGGTGCCATCGAATGTGGTAACCATCTGGTTGGCACTGGACGAAGTCGATGCCGAGAACGGTTGCCTGCGATACGTCAAAGGCTCGCATCTGCACGGATATCGAAAGCATGCCAAATCGAAGATCTTGGGATTTTCACAGGGAATCGTTGATTACTCTCCCGATGACTTCTCAAACGAAGCCGTCACGCGCCTGCAACCGGGAGATGCGATTGCCCATCACGGAATGACCATTCACCGTGCCGATGCAAATATGTCTGAAACACGACATCGCCGTTCGTTTGCCATGGTTTTCAAAGGAGTTTCCTGCCAGCGTGATGAGGTCGCTTATGCACGGTATCTGGCAATGGCACAGGAACAACATCAGGCTGAAGGTTTGAACGTTTGA
- a CDS encoding leucine-rich repeat domain-containing protein, producing the protein MAEQTANKQRWFAWFRWIWRAGVLMMLILFVGIVVPVIQNGRAIQKVQSLNPSYFGTKPGLLLESLPANWQSWLYNNLGDRLLPFETVIDVGCEFNQGLDVLSDFKDLEELSIHEESKISDADLIHIKELIKLKSLDLWGVHVGDAGLIYLRELTNLKELDLSETQVSDAGLVHLQGLTNLQELHLSYTQVSGIGLQHLSRLKKLEWLDLTGTQAINDAGLVHLKGLTNLKELTFYELEVSDSGLSHLTGLTSLEHIDLDFKNVTDVGVSNLKELSNLSSLYLHSSQITDAGLIHLSGLTNLTSLDLSNTQVSDVGLVHLKELTNLVELELNETHVSDTGVSHLKRFTKLVKLDLGKTQVSDTGLIVLKEFTNLARLNLSETQISNAGLIHLKGLTNLKILELDGIQISDTGLSHLKELTKLEELESDFTNVTDAGLASLKRLTKLRWLKLYNSQIKGPGLIYLKEHPELHGLYLGGSQVDDAGLVYLKEHVNLWTLSLAGTKVSDAGLIHLRGLKKLHRLDLRDTQVTAAGVEYLKKSLPKCRIEYNHVAPSP; encoded by the coding sequence ATGGCAGAACAAACAGCAAACAAACAAAGATGGTTTGCCTGGTTCCGGTGGATCTGGAGAGCAGGTGTGCTGATGATGCTCATTTTGTTCGTCGGCATCGTTGTGCCTGTTATACAAAATGGCCGAGCGATTCAAAAAGTGCAATCACTTAATCCATCTTATTTTGGGACGAAACCCGGATTACTTTTGGAATCCCTTCCAGCAAATTGGCAGTCATGGCTTTACAATAACTTAGGGGATCGACTACTTCCCTTTGAAACGGTCATAGATGTTGGGTGTGAGTTCAATCAAGGTCTTGACGTATTAAGTGACTTTAAAGATTTAGAAGAACTTTCTATCCACGAAGAATCAAAAATCAGTGATGCAGATCTGATTCACATCAAAGAACTGATCAAATTAAAATCTCTTGATCTCTGGGGTGTCCACGTGGGCGATGCCGGTTTGATTTACTTGAGAGAACTCACAAACTTAAAAGAACTTGATCTCAGCGAAACTCAAGTGAGCGATGCCGGTTTAGTTCACTTACAAGGGCTCACAAACCTACAAGAACTCCATCTCAGCTATACTCAAGTCAGTGGGATCGGATTACAACATTTGAGCAGACTGAAGAAGCTGGAATGGCTTGACTTAACCGGTACACAGGCGATTAACGACGCCGGTTTAGTACACCTGAAAGGACTTACTAATCTGAAGGAACTCACATTTTATGAGCTTGAAGTGAGCGATTCAGGTTTGAGTCATCTGACGGGGCTCACAAGTCTCGAACATATCGATCTTGATTTCAAAAATGTAACTGATGTCGGGGTCTCTAATTTAAAAGAACTTTCGAATCTCAGCTCTCTTTATCTCCATAGCAGCCAGATAACTGATGCCGGGTTGATTCATCTCTCGGGTTTAACAAATCTGACATCACTCGATTTAAGCAATACACAAGTAAGTGATGTAGGCCTGGTCCACCTGAAAGAGCTCACGAATCTCGTAGAGCTTGAGCTCAATGAAACACATGTGAGTGACACAGGGGTTAGTCACTTAAAAAGATTTACAAAACTTGTAAAACTCGATCTAGGGAAAACACAAGTAAGCGACACAGGCTTGATCGTTCTGAAAGAATTCACGAATCTCGCAAGACTCAATCTTAGTGAAACACAAATAAGCAATGCGGGACTGATTCACTTGAAAGGGCTCACTAATTTAAAGATTCTCGAACTCGATGGAATCCAGATAAGCGATACAGGTCTGAGTCATCTCAAAGAATTAACAAAACTCGAGGAGCTGGAATCCGATTTTACTAACGTGACTGACGCCGGGTTAGCTTCTCTGAAAAGACTGACCAAGCTGAGGTGGCTTAAACTATACAACTCCCAGATTAAGGGGCCTGGATTGATCTATCTAAAAGAGCACCCGGAACTGCACGGGCTTTATCTGGGGGGTAGTCAGGTTGACGATGCTGGTTTGGTCTATCTGAAGGAACATGTGAATCTTTGGACTCTCAGCCTCGCAGGTACCAAAGTGAGCGATGCGGGATTAATTCATCTGCGAGGGCTCAAAAAATTGCATCGTCTTGATCTGAGAGACACACAAGTGACCGCTGCAGGGGTAGAATATCTCAAGAAGTCATTACCAAAATGTCGGATTGAATACAATCATGTTGCCCCATCACCTTGA
- a CDS encoding pirin family protein yields MIKVRKAAERGHANHGWLKTYHTFSFSTYRDPEHMGFRSLRVMNEDWVQQGQGFGTHPHHDMEIVTYVLEGALEHKDSMGNGEILRAGEFQRMSAGTGITHSEFNPSETDPVHLYQIWILPQSKGIEPSYEQKRFPDNEMHNQLRLVASPEAAEGSLHIHQDTRIFLSQIDEQAKVIHELEQGRHAWLQVLRGTVLLNGENLETSDGAAVSEESILIIQATKDAEIMLFDLA; encoded by the coding sequence ATGATCAAAGTTCGCAAAGCGGCAGAACGAGGCCACGCCAATCATGGCTGGCTCAAGACATATCACACGTTTTCGTTTTCTACCTATCGAGATCCAGAGCACATGGGATTTCGTTCGCTCCGCGTCATGAATGAAGACTGGGTGCAGCAAGGGCAAGGTTTTGGAACGCACCCGCATCATGATATGGAAATTGTAACTTACGTGCTGGAAGGGGCATTAGAACATAAGGATTCGATGGGAAACGGCGAGATATTGCGGGCGGGCGAATTCCAGCGGATGTCTGCTGGTACCGGTATCACGCATAGTGAATTCAATCCGTCTGAAACGGATCCCGTGCACCTGTATCAGATCTGGATCCTACCACAGAGTAAAGGCATCGAACCCAGCTACGAACAGAAACGATTTCCAGACAATGAAATGCACAACCAATTGCGACTTGTCGCTTCACCAGAAGCAGCCGAGGGATCGTTACACATTCATCAGGATACACGAATCTTTCTCTCACAAATCGATGAGCAAGCAAAAGTAATTCACGAACTGGAGCAAGGCCGCCATGCCTGGTTACAGGTCTTACGAGGCACAGTCTTACTCAATGGTGAGAACCTCGAAACAAGCGACGGTGCTGCCGTGAGTGAAGAAAGTATACTCATAATTCAAGCGACCAAAGATGCTGAGATCATGCTGTTTGATCTGGCATAA
- a CDS encoding SAM-dependent methyltransferase produces MIELLWNDPISENKMGKYINSLQLEPHQRVLDVGCGAGEILIRLAERYQITGVGIDTSSDHIAEANKRAKGRVRPSSLTFTVSDAQSFQIAPELYDLVICMGASHAFGLGKDAYQNALSQMLPMVVPGGFLLIAEGYMRQPASQEYRKYLGDSTPDEMTHAANVATGKMLGLIPFAAWTSSKEEWDDFEWTYQRVIERKALADPENAGVVQKRNQRRKWMDAYLEWGRDTLGYGIYLFKTSNELESVPT; encoded by the coding sequence ATGATCGAACTACTCTGGAACGACCCCATCAGCGAAAATAAAATGGGGAAGTACATCAATTCTTTGCAACTCGAACCCCACCAAAGAGTACTCGATGTAGGCTGCGGGGCAGGTGAGATCTTGATTCGGCTTGCCGAACGGTATCAGATCACGGGAGTTGGGATCGACACATCGTCGGATCATATCGCAGAGGCAAACAAACGTGCCAAAGGGCGAGTTCGCCCATCAAGCCTTACATTTACAGTATCTGACGCACAATCATTTCAAATTGCGCCGGAGTTATATGATCTCGTGATCTGTATGGGAGCCTCACACGCTTTCGGACTGGGAAAAGATGCTTATCAAAACGCGCTTTCTCAGATGCTTCCCATGGTCGTCCCCGGAGGCTTTCTATTGATTGCTGAAGGATACATGCGGCAACCGGCTTCGCAGGAGTATCGAAAATATTTGGGGGACAGTACTCCTGACGAGATGACTCATGCTGCAAATGTTGCCACGGGCAAAATGCTGGGATTGATTCCGTTTGCAGCCTGGACCAGCAGCAAAGAAGAATGGGATGATTTCGAATGGACTTACCAACGGGTTATCGAACGAAAAGCCCTTGCAGATCCGGAGAACGCCGGTGTTGTCCAAAAGCGAAACCAGAGGCGAAAGTGGATGGACGCTTATCTTGAGTGGGGTCGAGATACACTCGGTTATGGCATTTATCTGTTTAAAACTAGCAATGAACTGGAATCGGTTCCAACATGA
- a CDS encoding DUF3365 domain-containing protein — translation MLDDIYKTAVVLITDKYVNDEDDFPAGSAAIALFGAVEKKGWHKARLIDLTGEPYESDNVAQDDFEKQGAKQLKAGKGYVEQIVDKDGKPYLRAMTPVPVVLKKCVMCHPHYANVKEGAPIGAVVYTLPIE, via the coding sequence ATGCTCGATGACATTTATAAAACGGCCGTCGTATTGATTACTGACAAATATGTGAATGATGAAGACGATTTCCCAGCCGGGAGTGCAGCCATTGCTCTCTTCGGTGCGGTCGAGAAAAAGGGTTGGCATAAAGCCCGTTTGATCGATTTGACGGGAGAGCCTTACGAATCAGACAACGTAGCTCAGGACGATTTCGAAAAACAAGGGGCGAAGCAGTTAAAAGCGGGTAAGGGCTATGTTGAACAAATTGTTGATAAAGACGGCAAGCCTTATCTTCGCGCGATGACACCCGTACCCGTTGTTTTGAAAAAGTGTGTGATGTGCCATCCGCATTATGCAAACGTCAAAGAGGGCGCCCCGATTGGCGCGGTGGTTTACACTTTGCCCATTGAGTAA
- a CDS encoding DUF488 domain-containing protein → MATEFQIKRIYDEPDDNDGYRILIDRLWPRGITKAKAKIDLWPKDFTPSTDLRKWFHANSSLYDEFVVRYLQELEEQRAEIEQTIESIAQPTITLVTSVKEPEQSHAVVLQQFLINLS, encoded by the coding sequence ATGGCAACTGAATTCCAAATCAAACGCATTTACGATGAACCAGACGACAACGATGGTTATCGCATTCTCATAGACCGCCTCTGGCCCCGTGGCATCACAAAAGCTAAGGCAAAAATTGACCTGTGGCCAAAAGATTTTACGCCTTCGACTGATTTACGGAAATGGTTCCATGCTAATTCGAGTCTATACGATGAATTCGTCGTCAGATATCTGCAAGAACTGGAAGAGCAGCGAGCTGAAATCGAACAGACTATTGAATCGATCGCTCAGCCCACGATAACACTGGTCACTTCCGTCAAAGAACCGGAACAGAGCCATGCCGTTGTCTTACAGCAATTTTTGATTAATCTAAGTTAG
- a CDS encoding sigma 54-interacting transcriptional regulator codes for MSYSNTKYRDSMSRNLSQESPLKQNAEAESANTSEPAVDGTLLSIVQGTASERGEHFFESLVQYLAVSLKVKAAFVAEFNAERTAVQTLAVWVGGHLEENFQFELEGTPCQHVLSGGIQHFPDNIRELFPKNNLLKSLNARSYLAIPLTDDAGVVVGHLAVIDDHSMEADERELSIFHIFAARATAELIRRQAEQQLDDSLRREHRLRDERQRIEAEVAYLREELRSRSDFAEIVGESDGIWKVLRNIDMVAPTDSTVLILGETGTGKELVARAIHKNSKRHNGAFVRVNCAALPESLLESELFGHEHGAFTGATQQRTGRFELADGGTIFLDEIGEMPLPAQSRLLRVLQEQELERVGSSQTIRIDVRVLAATNRNLLDMVEEGTFREDLYYRLNVFPVPIPPLRERLEDIPTLVRFFLTKLGSRLGKKIDQVPESVFSMLRDYAWPGNIRELENIIERAMILTPGDTLLLPAGVIPVRRKKEQRSTQLLPLEEIERNHIQTVLNHTQGTIAGPKGAAKILGLNPNTLRSRMEKLGITVERSNGN; via the coding sequence ATGTCGTACTCAAATACGAAATACCGTGATTCCATGTCTCGTAATCTCAGTCAGGAGAGTCCGTTGAAACAGAATGCAGAAGCAGAGTCTGCTAACACCAGTGAACCCGCCGTTGATGGCACTCTCCTCTCCATCGTGCAGGGAACCGCATCAGAACGAGGCGAGCATTTTTTTGAATCGCTCGTTCAATACCTGGCAGTTTCCTTGAAGGTCAAAGCGGCCTTCGTTGCTGAGTTCAATGCGGAACGCACGGCCGTTCAGACGTTGGCCGTCTGGGTCGGAGGGCACCTCGAAGAAAACTTCCAATTTGAATTGGAAGGGACTCCCTGCCAACATGTGCTCTCAGGAGGGATTCAGCATTTCCCCGATAATATCCGGGAACTGTTTCCCAAAAACAATCTTCTGAAAAGCTTAAACGCACGCAGCTACCTTGCCATTCCTTTAACAGATGATGCAGGTGTGGTGGTCGGTCATCTGGCTGTGATTGATGATCACTCCATGGAAGCGGACGAGCGAGAGCTCTCCATTTTTCATATTTTTGCTGCTCGGGCAACCGCAGAACTGATTCGACGTCAAGCAGAACAACAGCTGGATGACAGCCTGCGTCGGGAACATCGCCTGCGCGACGAGCGACAGCGGATTGAAGCTGAAGTCGCCTATCTTCGGGAAGAACTTCGCTCCCGATCCGACTTTGCCGAAATCGTGGGTGAAAGTGATGGAATCTGGAAAGTATTACGCAACATCGACATGGTGGCTCCCACCGACAGTACAGTCTTGATTCTAGGCGAAACCGGTACTGGAAAGGAACTCGTTGCCAGAGCAATTCATAAAAACAGTAAACGGCACAATGGCGCGTTCGTTCGTGTGAACTGTGCGGCACTCCCGGAATCCCTTCTGGAAAGCGAACTCTTTGGACATGAACATGGTGCTTTCACGGGTGCCACTCAACAACGCACGGGTCGTTTCGAACTCGCTGATGGGGGCACGATCTTTCTGGACGAAATTGGTGAGATGCCATTACCTGCACAATCACGCTTGCTGCGCGTGCTGCAAGAACAGGAACTAGAACGCGTAGGAAGCAGTCAGACGATTCGGATTGATGTCAGAGTCCTGGCTGCCACCAATCGCAACCTGCTGGATATGGTTGAAGAGGGAACGTTTCGAGAAGACCTCTACTACCGACTGAATGTCTTCCCTGTTCCTATCCCGCCGCTTCGTGAGCGATTGGAAGACATTCCCACTCTGGTACGATTTTTCCTGACGAAACTGGGATCGCGGCTGGGTAAGAAAATTGATCAGGTCCCGGAATCGGTCTTTTCCATGCTCCGAGATTACGCATGGCCGGGAAATATTCGAGAGCTGGAGAATATCATCGAACGCGCCATGATTCTGACACCCGGCGATACGCTATTACTGCCTGCGGGCGTGATCCCGGTACGTCGAAAGAAAGAACAACGTTCTACCCAACTTCTGCCGCTCGAAGAAATCGAACGCAACCATATTCAAACCGTTCTGAATCACACACAAGGGACGATTGCCGGCCCCAAAGGTGCTGCCAAGATCCTGGGGCTCAATCCGAATACACTGCGAAGCCGGATGGAAAAACTCGGAATCACCGTGGAGCGATCAAATGGCAACTGA